A single Methanocorpusculum vombati DNA region contains:
- a CDS encoding DUF424 domain-containing protein, with translation MYLKIHNIPGQGEVIAVCDRELLNTTLTCPTCDIIIDPGFYGDVLANETEVLAALTASVNANIIGKRVCDLAIAAGLIDKESCIMIGDIPHAQIYGL, from the coding sequence ATGTATCTCAAAATACACAATATCCCCGGTCAGGGTGAAGTCATCGCCGTCTGCGACCGTGAACTTCTCAATACCACCCTCACCTGTCCCACCTGCGACATCATCATCGACCCCGGCTTCTACGGCGACGTCCTCGCAAACGAAACCGAAGTCCTTGCCGCCCTCACCGCCTCAGTCAACGCCAACATCATCGGAAAACGCGTCTGCGACCTCGCCATCGCCGCAGGACTCATCGACAAAGAATCCTGCATCATGATCGGCGACATCCCCCACGCCCAGATATACGGACTCTGA